The DNA segment ACAATCAGCGTCCTGGTCTCGATTATGTTGAAACCTTTAGTCGGGTCATCAAGTCTACAACAATCCGAATTGTTCTTGGAGTCGCCGTGAATCTCAACTGGCCAATTCGACAACTCGACGTTAACAATGCTTTCCTTTAGAGTTCTTTAAGAGATAAGGTATATATGACACAACCACCTGGGTTTGTAGACAAGGATTGACCTCATTTTGTATGTCGTCTTTGAAAAGCAATATATGGCCTTAAACAAGCCCCTAGGGCCTGGTACGTTGAACTTCAAAACCTTCCTTATCAACTCTGGTTTTGAAAACTCAGTTTCAGATACATCTTTGTTCATCCTTAAGCGCGCATGATTCGTTGTCTACATCCTTTTTTATGTCGATGACATTTTGGTCGTTGGCAACGATAACACTCTCATTAAGCAGACTCTAGATGTCATTGCTACTCAGTTTTCAGTCAAAGAACACGAGGAACTTCATTACTTCTTGGGTATTGAAGTAAAACGTGGCAGTGATGGTCTGCATTTGAGCCATCAACGATACATTCTTGATCTCTTGGAAAGGACAAAGATGATTGGCGCAAAACCTGTTGCAACTCCAATGGCAACGGCACCAAAACTGTCACTGCACTCAGGCGTTCGTTTATCTGATCTGACATAATATAGACAAGTCGTAGGAAGTCTCCAGTACATGGCCTTCATGCATCCTGACATCTTCTACACAGTCAACAAGCTATCACAATTTATGCATGCTCCAACTACGAAACACTGGAATAGAGTTAAGAGAGCATTGTGTTATCTAGCAGAAACAGTCAGTCATGGAATACTCTTACGTCGCGGTAACTCAATGACTCTTCACGCTTTCTCCGATGCAGACTGGACTGGCGATCCTGACGATTATGTCTCCATAAATGGCTATGTTCTCTACATTGGCAATCACTCTGTCTCATGGTCATCCAAGAAACATAACACAATAGCTAGATCTTCAACGAAGGCAGAATATCGGTCCATTGCTAATGCCTCCTCTGAGATCAAATGGATCGCATCCCTGCTCCATGAACTCAAAATTCGTCTCTCCCAAGCTCCAATTATATATTGTGACAATGTCGGTGCTATGTATCGCTGCGCAAACCCTGTTTTCCACTCCCGTATGAAACATGTGGCATTGGACTATCATTTCATCCGCCAACAAGTTAAGTCAGGTACACTAAGAGTGATTCATGTCTCTAAAAAGGACATGCTTGCTCATGTCATGACTAAACCACTATCACGACAAGTTTTCACCTCATTTACTAGCAAGATTGACGTGGCAAAACCACCCTTCATCTTGAGGGGGCGTATTAAGGACATCATATTAATGATGATAGATTTAGGATCTTCATTGTATATGGAAACAATATATTCTCATTAAAGATATACCTATGTAAACCTTACGTCTCTGTCATGTATATAAGGCACTTTTGTACATCTTCTtcatatatcaatatataaacCTTTACAAAATTATCCCTAATGATCTACTCTGCAAATTCAGAGGTGTAGTCATAGTATGTATGGATTGGATTCAGAGAGGCTCTACATTGTGAATCTAAAGAGAATGGTGGTCTTGGATTTAGAGATATTGAAGATTTCAAACAAGCTTTACTTGTGAAACAAGCTTGGAGACTCTTAAATGATCCGACCAACCTGGTGGCGAGGGTTTTTAAAGGGAGATAATACGCTAGGACCTCCTTTCTAGAGGCAGGCAAAGGCTACAGACCCTCATATGCTTGGCGGAGCATACTCTTCGGAAGGGAACTACTCTCACAGAGTCTTGTGAAATCAATAGGAAAAGGTTCTTCTACACGTGTGTGGCAGGATAAGTGGATCTTTGATGAAGTCCCAAGACATCCAATATATAAACAGCTGCAAATAAATTATAATCTGAAGGTAGCAGAGCTCTTTGATCAATATGGGCATTGGAACTTGGAGTTACTGATGGAGCTATTCTCTGAGAACGAAGTGAAGAGAATCTTGACTCTTAGTGTTGGAGGAACGGAAGACAAATTCATCTGTTCTCACACTATACATGGCTCGTATACGGTAAAAAGTGGATATTGGCTTATAGCGAATAAAGAAGCAAACAGAAGGTTGGATAGTTCCATTTTGGAACAGCAGAGAAGGGCCCTTATGAAAAGAGTCTGGAAGGCTGCAACCCTACCGAAGATAAAGATGTTTCTATGGAGGGCATTATATGGAGCTATTGCAGTAGCAGATCACCTTAATTCTAGAGGTCTGCAAGTACCTCCTACATGTCAATTATGCAAAGCGGATCCTGAGAACATCAACCATGTCCTCTTCCTCTGTGATGTTGCTTTAAATCTATGGATGATTTACGATATTCCTATTCCTACAACTGGTTTCTCAGTTTCTTTGGAGGAAAACTTTGAGTATATGTTCAACATGTTGGATAAGGTTTTAACGGCCACATCTCGAGTTAAAGTTATTCCATGGATGCTTTGGAGCATATGAAAGAACCGTAACGCCATACTCTACGCTGCTACGCAGGAATCACCAATGAGACTGGTGCAATTGGCTCTTGAAGAGACACATTTATGGGTTAAGGTTaataaaagaagagatgatctCGAATGGCGAAGACTAGCAAGGAGCCAAGCTGAAAGATGGTCTCCTCCTGTTAATGGCTCCATCAAATGCAATGTGCACGCTAATTGGAGAAATTCGATGCTTCATTGCGGTGCAGCCTGGATTGCAAGGGACAGTAGTAGCTTGGTGAAATTCCATGCGCGAGAAGCATTTACGTGCTCGGCAAGTAAACTGATAGCTGAACTTAGATGTATCATTTGGGTTCTACATAGCGTCAGAGATCTACATTTTGATCAGATTTGCATAGCATCGGATCATAAAGACACTATTGCTGCTATTTCGTCTCCCAATCAATGGCCAAGGTATAGATTCTTGCTTGAGGAAATAAATCACTTAAGCCAATCTTTCTCTATGGTTAGCTTTAAGGAGGAGAATATAAGCGCAAATTTGATCGTAAGGGATATTGCTAAAAGTGTGTTGCGAGATGGACGGTTTCAATCCTACTTGGCTATGGGTGGACCGGCTTGGCTGCCTGAGAGATTACATCGAGAGGCAACGTATAACTCCTAAGTAGAAATAGTCTTATGTGCTCTGATTGCCAGGGCTTGGCCGTTTGGATCGCAAAGAGTTTGCAGTAGTGGATGTTGAGCGCAACGAAGATAGTCTTTCCCTTAAGATTTTGTTGGGTTGTATCTCTTTCTTTTTAGTCTTCTTTTCCAGGTTCTAATACCTATACTTTTGTACTCATTTCATACGATAAAAAAAGAATAGGGTATTCTTCGTTGAGTAGAGCAAAAGAAGATTGGTAGATGATGGTGGAAAGTATTTTCATAAACATGTCGAATGAAGAAGAAACGGTATAATGTATATTCTAGGTTTTCAAGAATAATGTAGAAGTGGTAGTAATTGTTTTCTGCCAAATAGTAGATCAATAGATAAGTCGTGTAATTTACATTCTTCGAATGGTAGAAATAATCAAAAATTCAGAATATACATTCTGGAAATAGTAGATCaatgttttaaagtttttttaaatttgctttttttcaaaataataatttctaacCAATCATACAGTCAATAAAATcacgttttatttttttcacttaaaaaaaattaaaaaacaattttttatatatattttttctttaagttAAGggtattttagagaaaaataggATAAAAGAGAGAAATGTGTATTGGGACAATATATCTGATTTTTTGGGTATTATGCCAAATCTCCCaagatttttttcatataaaagctctatatttgtttttgaaatagtTGAATCTCAAGGGAATTAATCTAAAAACTCCATACTTCAGATTGAATTGAGAACGATTTCCGCTCTCTTTTTAATATTCTAGTAGGAGCAATTGAGACAAGATAACTCTTTATATTACTTTGTTGATAATAACAGAGTAAAATAGATTAGCTTTTCGTAAAATTTCATGATACATTCCGTAGTAACCATAGTTTGCAACAAAAACTCTATCATCATCAAATGAAGAACCATCAATGACTGAAGCCAGTAAGATGCATCGCCATCATCCACAAAAGATCTGTCAATTACTTTTTCTAAAATGTTCAGTTGAACCGTCTGTTCAAATCCATTGGAAAAACAAACTGAAAAACAATCAAATTTTTTGCCAAACTTAAAATAAATTGCCAAGCAAACAAACCAAATGACCGGAAATAcaacaaatcaaagaaaaagaagcaaaacgAATCAAACAAACCGACGTTAGAGCTATAGAAGCTTCTGACCATTGgcttgaaactataaaaaatctatctttttCTCTTGACGGCTAGGGTGTTAGTGCAAAGATGACACAATAATAAGGTAATGTAGAAGATAAATCAAAAGACAAAATAGATACAAGCAACCAACTATTGCTTTATTAGAAATCACCTAAACAATCTATTACAAGACTTGCTTATCAGCTTTACACAGCCTGTTAATACCCTAACAGCTGCTTCTGAAAGATTTCTAAGCTACCCGTTTGTGTCTCTGTCGTCAGTACTTCATCATCTGCTTCAGCACGACCCAAGACCACCCCTAAGAGATTTTCACCCTTCCTCTATAATAATAGCCAGTGTCTTATGGAATACAGACGATTCCATAGCTCTTTTATAGTGATCTCCACGTTCCTGAAACCCTAGTCTCCAAGGCAACATGAATATGGACAATTTCCATATCAATAAGTACACTTTCCTTTTCTTGAAATGTACTTATTCCTCAAGGCATTTATCTCTTGCCTTTTCTCCACGGTAtaaacttgctcctcaagtttatCCCACGCCAACTCAGCATCTTGCATCTACATGGTCTCTACCACTCTGCATGCCTCCTAGTTCACTCTCTGACGCACACTGCCTTAGCAACTACTTCAATGACTACGTCAAGACATAAGCCCTCAGTTTATCTTTCTCCATCTCAGCATATCTTGCATCCATATGGTAACCCACCACTTCGCATGCCTTGTCAGTTGCGTGTTGCAATATTATATTCATGCATCCAAATttcatattctttttaaattgttatttaaGCTATTCAATTTTGCATAGATCATTTTTAGTTTTCACAAAGGCTATTTCTGTTAGTGTTATATTATAATACTGTGACAATATACTAGCTTTGCCATAGATTGTTGATGTAACCGAGAAACAGATAAATCTTATTGAAGTTACTACGATACCAAACATAAAGGATAAAAGATAGCGTCGAAAAGAAAAGATAGAAAACAGTTTTCCtaaattattatagtaaaaTACTCCAAGGTTGCATCAATCATCTTACACCATTTTGCGGACATAACAACTTGCACTTAATCCCGAACTCAGCTTTAAGGTGGACAGTTTTTGTGGCAGACCAAATGAATcctgaaaaacaaaaaacacattGCATTAAACTCATCATATCTCAAACAAAGTTAATAATCTGTACGAATGAAGATATTCTAAAGTACCCTCTCTTTGTATCCATTAACGTTTTCGAAAGCTTGATCAGCTTCTTTGGTACTATCGAAAACAACAACTGCACAGTAGTTACCTCCTTGTGTTTTTCCTGGCTGTCAAAGAAAGCAGAAAAGAATCTAGTGTCAAGGAtcttaacaaaataaaacagaTTCATATGACTTTAGATTTCAACcttaacatcaagtttaaactTTGTGGAATGAAATTCTCCAGCGAGAACAATGTTCAGTTTTTCAGATGGCACATAGGAAGGGATTCTATGAATAAAGAGTCTTGATTTCTCGGCCTCCAGCATCTACAGAatattaaaagaataaaaataaagccatcaaaaattataaactataaatcaATAGATCTATTATATAAACCTCCTTTGATGGGGTAACTGTTGTGTCAAATGGTTTCTTTATAAAAGCAAGTGCAATATTCATTGAAGCTGCAGCGTCGTGTACACAATCATGAGAAACACCTTCCTTTCGGACTTCCTTACCACAAATCGCCTGTAAAAAAATCAGAAGTACGAGAATGTTTTTTCTAGTAAATTAATTCAATAGTAGTAACAAAACCACTATAGCGTTACCTTGTGAAGGTCATTAAGTGAAGGTTTTCTTGAATTTCTTGCATTTGAAAATTTGAACACAAGTGCTGTATCAATTACTTTAGGATGATCTATCTTCAACACTGGAACCAAAATATCAACAAATTAaaacaacaattaaaaaaacCATTCTAGGGTGCCCTTTTTACTTACCTCTCATGTCTTTATTCAGACTGTGACCAACCAAAATAGAACCATCAGAAAGATATTGCTGAAGTTCTCTCTGCACGAATCACACAATTAAATTCTGTAGGAATTGTCATGAAATTAATGAAGTATCATTATATATACAACAAGGTATATACCTGAATATCTGCCACAGATAGAGTAGCATTTTCGATGTCTAGTGAAGTTACTCCGGTAATGGCTGTCCTATAGTCAACAATAGGTTTGCCCGGTTTCACATATTTGTCAAGAATCACCTGAAGAAGTAAACATTTAATCAAAAGAGCCAAGactacaaaaaaaacacacacaagaaACCAACTAATTTAACTATAAGATAAACCTTTAAATGACGGTCGACAGCGCCGACTCTGACCAAACCCTCAGTCCCATCATCACAAAGAACCATCTCACAATCAACAGCTATCATGTCAGTTGATTTCATCACAGTCGACGACTTCATTCCAATATCGGATACAAACCAGTCCTGCTTTTAGCAATTCTTTAGAAACAGTCTAAACAAGAAACTTCAACAAGTTATTAAACATAAAGAGACAATGAtccaagaaaggaaacaaacatTGGAGAGTGAGGGGAAAGAATAGTCTGACGAGAATTCTGGATGCTTCATGGTCAATCGAATAAGCATCTGTACAGTCCAAAAGATCAATTCAAACACATTActacaaaaaaattgtatatatgcATCGGAAAAACATGTTTACTTTGTTTGATATCAAACACTCACCTTCTCAGGAGTGTAATTTTCAGGAGTCTCCTGCTTCAACTTTTCAACTAGAAGACTATTAGCACGACATTGCAGGGCctaaaggaaaaaaatgaattGGTTTAGAACCAACACTAGTAATTAGCAAGCATTTGGTAGTTATAACtacaaaaaacaaaaccttcaaatcttctttcttcttGAAGGTTGTGAGAAAAGCGACCAACAAGTCACGGGAAACCATGGAAAGGTTAGATGGTGTTGAAGCTTTTTGGTTGCAAACAGCTAAAAAATCAATCCATCCTCCGTGTTCTCCTCGTAGACCTCGAAGCTGCACTAGCTTCACCAATTCTTCCAACACCTAGTCGAAAAATGTTATCGAGCATGTAACGTAAGATACATAGAATGTAACTTTACCTAACAACGGAAGAAATCTTGAAACCAACAAAACATattcaaagaaaaagaaaatatttacattCTTCTCGGCGGTGGCTAGATTATGATCCATATGTGCCGTCGATAAGTTGTGAAACGTAGTGATTTTGGCCTAGGACTGTTGGGGTTTTTAAAGAGCAttaagaaactttttttttttggaaaatgtacccaatttttttttgagtaaaACGTTTAAACTTCCAACAACTACATAATCtcgaaaactttccaaaatgcTTCGTAAGTGATGTTTTAAGAGTTATTTAATTTTGGAGTTAAGAAAACGTTCCAATTTCCAGTTTCTCTACTTTTCCAATTAAAGTTAAGGATTTTTAGTGATTTAAACCCCAGACTATTTTTAAACAGAAGAAAAATTCCCAATGGAAAATATTACTCCTGGTGAGAGAGACGTCACGCGGAGGAGAGGTAAGGAAAGGTCTGGACGGGGGAGGACGGTTCTTAACCAGACCGATTACTCCTGGTGATGATTAAACCGGTTTCATCGTTTTGGTTAAGCTCGATTTCTCTTGTCTGTGTCTTCTTGATTTGAAATCAAATGGACTAAAAAGcatcaaataaataaagatgTGGACGAAAACATTGATTCTTCATTAGTCCTCAGTGGCGAATGACTAAATGTAAATGTAAGGGATCCGGGTTCAAGGCAAGGtaatctcttttcttttatgttatTAAACGACGTCAGTTTACAACTGAATGttgtttttggaaaaaataCGGGTTACATGtcgtttttatttatttaatgaaaCTCAGCATTTCAAGTTAATGTTTTCGATCCATTTTAAACGGAACTGTTAACAGAGAAGTTAATACACTAACATAATCTTCGTTGAGGattttaaatcataaaatttAGTTAGGAGTTTTTTTCAATCTAAAAATAGTTTGGGGTTTAAATCATTAAAAACCCTAAAGTTAAATGATGTGTTCtaatttcacaatttttttaggAATCGTAAAACTCCGAATAAATCTTATTCTTTTTTATCAACAAAatcttccttttcttttcaataattttgtttCATAAGTTTGTCGCATATTAATAGGCAAATCTAAAGATCATTTTTTAGTGATCATAAGCTTAAAGcatgaaaaaaatagaaaatgaatTGTAAAGatcaaatcaaaaaaaataaaacaaggaAATAATACCGAAAGTGgggttttgttttcatataGAAACGAGCTAAACAAATATTGTAATTATCTCTATTTCGATATGATTATCCAAAAAATATTGGAACAACTTGTTGAGCAAACAACAAAAACACATGAAAATACTACTCTTCTGATGAAGTTGCAATTTATCGAATATAATAAGAGAGATTACTGAATATTTATTCATCGGCAATCTTTTGGTTTTGGAGTTGGCAATGTCTTTTACATGTCTACTCAAAATCAGCATTGTCTGATGCTGAAAAAGCTTCCATGATCGATGGAGACAAAGCCATTCAACTCGATTTCTCGCCTTTCTGACAGTACCGCAAAATAAAACTATAGTAGCCACATTGACTGGACTAACTCAGTTGTTAAATTCTATTCGACAAAAGCAACTGAGCTTGAAATTTCAGGTTATACTACCACAGTTAACAGACACGTTGATCATATCATACATTTCACAGTGCAGATTAAAAGCTTCGAGGAATAAGTGAAAAAAAGGATATGATTGGTaatactaattaataataataacatacaTGATCACATGAAATATTGATAATGAATTGTTAAGATCATACAAATAAACAAGAAACAATACAGAAGCGGGATCTTGTTTTcccttttttgaaaaaaagacgTAGTCATCAAGTAGAAGAACTAGTAGCTTCACTTTGCAACCATCTCCTTAGTGTGAAAGCCACAAAGTTCTTACTTGCAAGTAACTTCGTCTTCAACATAGCTAACCTACCACCACCACCTTCAACCTCTGCATCCCCACCGCCATCAGCAACCGGCGTCAGCACCTCCTCAACCACCGTCTCCAGACCTCTCCCACCATCCTCACTTACCATGACCGTACCTTTGGTCTCATCTCCATCCATACTCACCACCAACGTCCTCCGCCGTTCACGCAGCCAGTCCCTGACATCCCCTGTAACAACTATACACTTCTTCACCTTCAGTTTCACCAGATTAGGACAGCCCAAAGCTAGCGCCTTGATCCCAACATCCGTAATCGGACACCCCTTGATGCAGAACTTCCTCAGCGCCACACACTTCTCCGCGATGCAAGCCATCTCTACATCTCCAATCGCACCACTCCCACAAAGAGCCAACCGCTCCAGCTTCTTACAGTTGGAAGCAATAGCGGACAAGCTCGCATGCGTCGCATCAACACCGATAAGCACAAGCTCTTGCAGTAACAAGCAGTGTTTAGCTAACGCCATCAGACCTTCATCACCGATCCTCTTAGTCCTCCACCCATCAATGTGAAGCTTCCTAAGCAATCTACATCTCTCGACAACACAAACCAGACCTGAATTGGAGCATTCGGGTGTCTTCACAATGTGCAAAGTCTCCAACTTTCGACATTTAGATATGGCAGAGAGCCCAAAGTCACTAACTTGGAGCCTCTCCAAGTGAATCTCAGTCAAAGAAGTG comes from the Brassica rapa cultivar Chiifu-401-42 chromosome A01, CAAS_Brap_v3.01, whole genome shotgun sequence genome and includes:
- the LOC103827866 gene encoding F-box/LRR-repeat protein 16 gives rise to the protein MGQAPSSPADSTTRDSALWLWPPEFVDCDFTADLPDDCLAHIFQFLTAGDRKRCSLVSKRWLLVDGQNRHRLSLAAKAEILPFLPSIFSRFDSVTKLALRCDRNSFSLSDEAFAMVSVRCSNLTRVKLRGCREITDLGMESFARNCKSLKKLSCGSCDFGARGLNAVLEHCKVLEELSVKRIRGIHETAEPVKLHSSSSLRSICLKELVNGQVFESLVASTTLKKLRIIRCLGNWDKVLQVNNGDGNTSLTEIHLERLQVSDFGLSAISKCRKLETLHIVKTPECSNSGLVCVVERCRLLRKLHIDGWRTKRIGDEGLMALAKHCLLLQELVLIGVDATHASLSAIASNCKKLERLALCGSGAIGDVEMACIAEKCVALRKFCIKGCPITDVGIKALALGCPNLVKLKVKKCIVVTGDVRDWLRERRRTLVVSMDGDETKGTVMVSEDGGRGLETVVEEVLTPVADGGGDAEVEGGGGRLAMLKTKLLASKNFVAFTLRRWLQSEATSSST
- the LOC103827874 gene encoding small RNA degrading nuclease 1 yields the protein MDHNLATAEKNVLEELVKLVQLRGLRGEHGGWIDFLAVCNQKASTPSNLSMVSRDLLVAFLTTFKKKEDLKALQCRANSLLVEKLKQETPENYTPEKMLIRLTMKHPEFSSDYSFPSLSNDWFVSDIGMKSSTVMKSTDMIAVDCEMVLCDDGTEGLVRVGAVDRHLKVILDKYVKPGKPIVDYRTAITGVTSLDIENATLSVADIQRELQQYLSDGSILVGHSLNKDMRVLKIDHPKVIDTALVFKFSNARNSRKPSLNDLHKAICGKEVRKEGVSHDCVHDAAASMNIALAFIKKPFDTTVTPSKEMLEAEKSRLFIHRIPSYVPSEKLNIVLAGEFHSTKFKLDVKPGKTQGGNYCAVVVFDSTKEADQAFENVNGYKERDSFGLPQKLSTLKLSSGLSASCYVRKMV